From a single Mus caroli chromosome X, CAROLI_EIJ_v1.1, whole genome shotgun sequence genomic region:
- the LOC110286931 gene encoding gap junction alpha-6 protein, with protein MSDWSALHQLLEKVQPYSTAGGKVWIKVLFIFRILLLGTAIESAWSDEQFEFHCDTQQPGCENVCYDHAFPISHMRLWVLQVIFVSVPTLLYLAHVYYVVRQNKKLNKQEEELEGAHFNGASVERHLETIAGEQFKCGGEEQSKVKMRGRLLLTYMASIFFKSVFEVAFLLIQWYIYGFTLSALYICEQSPCPHRVDCFLSRPTEKTIFILFMFVVSVVSFVLDIIELFYVLFKAIKNRMRKEEDEVYCDELQCPSHVSSSTLLSTMDSSDQVVPVELSSVCI; from the coding sequence ATGAGTGATTGGAGTGCCTTACACCAGCTCCTAGAAAAGGTTCAACCCTACTCCACAGCTGGAGGAAAGGTATGGATCAAGGTTCTTTTCATTTTCCGCATCCTGCTCCTGGGCACTGCTATCGAGTCGGCTTGGAGTGACGAGCAGTTTGAGTTCCATTGCGACACTCAGCAGCCTGGTTGTGAAAATGTCTGCTATGACCATGCCTTCCCAATCTCTCACATGCGCCTCTGGGTCCTCCAGGTCATTTTTGTATCTGTGCCTACTCTCTTATACCTGGCACATGTGTACTATGTGGTTCGACAGAATAAGAAGTTGAACAAGCAAGAGGAAGAACTGGAAGGTGCTCATTTTAATGGGGCCAGCGTGGAAAGGCACTTGGAGACAATTGCAGGAGAGCAGTTCAAGTGTGGCGGTGAAGAACAGAGTAAGGTGAAAATGAGAGGCAGATTGCTGCTAACCTACATGGCCAGCATCTTCTTCAAGTCTGTCTTCGAGGTGGCCTTCCTCCTGATCCAGTGGTACATTTATGGATTTACTCTGAGTGCCCTTTACATCTGTGAGCAGTCTCCTTGCCCACATCGGGTAGACTGCTTCCTCTCTCGCCCCACAGAGAAAACCATCTTCATCCTCTTCATGTTTGTGGTGTCAGTGGTGTCTTTTGTCTTGGATATCATTGAGCTGTTCTATGTCTTATTTAAGGCTATTAAGAATCGTATGAGAAAAGAGGAGGATGAGGTTTACTGTGATGAGCTACAATGCCCTTCCCATGTCTCTTCGTCAACTCTTCTCTCCACCATGGATTCTAGTGATCAGGTGGTTCCAGTGGAACTTTCTTCAGTCTGTATTTAA